The DNA window TAGTTTAAGGGTTAATCAGAAACTAATCGCGGCACTCACCATCTGCACGGGATCGGTGAAAGACGTATTGAAATGCTTGAACGCATAATCGAGGCGAACGCCTTTCCCGGCCTCGGTTTTGTAATCAATACCGGCACCGAACGAATAATCTTCCAGATCGTGGTTGTTCTTATACCCACCGCGTAGGGAAAAACCCATCGCAGAGGTCGCCTGCTTAAACCGATATTCTACACCCACAAGCGTGCGCTCGTCGAAATCTATCGGACTATGGATCTCAGTGACCAGATTCAGATGATGCGGCACAGGGATTCGGCCAAACAGCGAAATCATATCGAAGACAAAACCCAGGCGGAATGACCGGGGCAACTCGAAATGCTCGCGCTGAAACTGAGACTCCCCTCCCGGACTGAAATTCCGCACACTCATAGCAATCACCATATTCCGGAATCCCGTATTGAAGTAGGTCCCGATATCCACGGCAAAAGCATTGAGATCATTCGACTGCGTTTGCCGACTACCGGCGATAAAGACCTCACTCGATCCCAACCCCTGATGGGCGAAACGCGCCATTGCCCCTACTGAAAATCGATCGGTAATCTGAAAACCCCAGCCTGCGGACAGGGCGTAATTCGTCGTGGTAAATGTACCCGTCTCGGTGAATCCCACACTGGCGGGATCGGGATTGATTTTGGTACCATTGATCTCACCAGCGCTGTGCGTGATAAAGCCCACGCCAAAGGTACCCGGTGCATTTGGAAATTTGAAAACTGCGCCAGCAACCTGGTGATTTGTCTCAAAAATCCATTGGGCATGGGTAAAAAACGCCTGCCGTTCGTGTACAAAACCCAGCAACCCCGGGTTTAGAAACACCGCACCCGACGCATCGCCGATCAGACCTGCGCCCGCATCGGCCATCGCGGCTCGCCGCGCATCTGTGGAAAATCCGAGAAACACAAAACCGCTCTGCGCGGCTTTCACGCCAGAAGGTCTGACTTCTTCCTGATTTGGATAAATGGGTTCCAGATCGCGAATCTTTTCGCCGCCGAGAACCCGGGGATCTTCAAATTGAGCATTGGCCTGCACGCCGGAAAGGACGAACGCCAGCAGACAGACCCAGATAATATTATGTAATTTCACAACAGCCTCCTCGTCTGAATGCGAGCTACCGAATAACCACGAACTTCTCGATATCGGTTTCGCCCGTGTCGGGATTGGTAATATGCGCTACGTACACGCCACTGACAATGAACTGGTTGTTGTCATTTGCCATCAGCGGCCACTCCTCGTCGCCCGAACCGGAAACGTGATCGAGCCGCGTGACCAGATCGCCCTGAAGCGTAAAGATCCGGATAATGGCTCGAGCGGGCAGATTCACAAAGAGCAACTTGTTGGGCTGCCCCGTGAAGTTCAAACCGCCTGCCGACAAATCGCCACCCAAAATACTATAGGGATTGGGCACGACGCGAACGCTTGTCAGATCGTTGACAGGAGCCGAAAATGGACTCACGCCATTGCCGAGACCGCGCGTGGCAAAAATACTGCTCTCTTGCCCATCGGCATCCACGGCCGTAACCGCGTAGAAATACCGCTCACCGCGCACGACATCTGTGTCGATATGGCTGGTTCCCGTAATGAGCGTATTGCCATTGACCGGTATTGGCGGGTCGGGCAAATTGGTTTGATGACCGACCATCTTGTAGAGATTGTAGCCCACGGCATCGGAAACCGCTGACCATTCGACCTCATTTTGCGCGGGACCCGATTTGTAAGCCACATTGGAAGGCCACGACGGACCGAGGGGAAGACTCGGCGCCATCCCGATGGGCCACGACACTTCCTTGCCCTGCACTGTGCCGTTAACCGTGCGGCGATTTGCCCAGGCCTGTCGCGCCAGTTCCACGCCCTTCATCAGCGAATCCT is part of the Gemmatimonadota bacterium genome and encodes:
- a CDS encoding PorV/PorQ family protein — protein: MLPIPTRAKPISRSSWLFGSSHSDEEAVVKLHNIIWVCLLAFVLSGVQANAQFEDPRVLGGEKIRDLEPIYPNQEEVRPSGVKAAQSGFVFLGFSTDARRAAMADAGAGLIGDASGAVFLNPGLLGFVHERQAFFTHAQWIFETNHQVAGAVFKFPNAPGTFGVGFITHSAGEINGTKINPDPASVGFTETGTFTTTNYALSAGWGFQITDRFSVGAMARFAHQGLGSSEVFIAGSRQTQSNDLNAFAVDIGTYFNTGFRNMVIAMSVRNFSPGGESQFQREHFELPRSFRLGFVFDMISLFGRIPVPHHLNLVTEIHSPIDFDERTLVGVEYRFKQATSAMGFSLRGGYKNNHDLEDYSFGAGIDYKTEAGKGVRLDYAFKHFNTSFTDPVQMVSAAISF